From the genome of Blautia pseudococcoides, one region includes:
- a CDS encoding transporter substrate-binding domain-containing protein: MKKLAAAALVAAMVLSLAGCGSSTKKIESKDDLKDAVIGVQLGTTGDTTVSEPSVGAKEVKRYNKGAQAIQALKKGQIDCVVIDTEPAKKFVELNDDLKMIENQFDDEQYAISMKKGNTELKDAFNKALGELEEEGVLSDIVNNYIGDEAGKNPYESPADADRSKGKLVMATNAEFEPWEYHDGESIVGIDVDIAQAICDKLGYELEVSDMEFDAILPAVQSGKADFGAAGMTVNEERLESVDFTDTYANASQVIIVKK, translated from the coding sequence ATGAAAAAATTAGCAGCAGCAGCTTTGGTAGCTGCCATGGTACTGTCTCTGGCAGGATGCGGCAGCAGCACAAAGAAAATTGAGTCAAAAGATGATCTGAAGGATGCCGTTATCGGCGTACAGCTTGGAACAACAGGTGATACTACGGTATCAGAACCTTCTGTTGGAGCAAAAGAAGTAAAGCGCTATAACAAAGGCGCTCAGGCGATCCAGGCGTTGAAAAAAGGCCAGATTGACTGTGTGGTGATAGATACAGAGCCGGCTAAGAAATTTGTTGAGCTGAATGACGACCTGAAAATGATCGAGAATCAGTTTGATGATGAGCAGTATGCCATCAGTATGAAAAAGGGAAATACAGAGCTGAAAGATGCCTTCAACAAAGCTCTGGGAGAACTGGAAGAGGAAGGTGTTCTTTCCGATATTGTAAACAATTACATTGGCGATGAGGCGGGCAAGAATCCATATGAATCACCTGCGGATGCTGACCGTTCCAAGGGCAAACTGGTGATGGCGACCAACGCGGAATTTGAGCCGTGGGAATACCATGACGGTGAATCTATTGTGGGTATCGACGTGGATATTGCCCAGGCTATCTGTGACAAACTGGGATATGAGCTGGAAGTTTCCGATATGGAATTTGACGCGATACTTCCTGCAGTACAGTCCGGAAAAGCAGATTTTGGTGCAGCCGGTATGACTGTAAATGAAGAACGTCTGGAAAGTGTTGATTTTACAGATACTTATGCAAATGCAAGCCAGGTGATCATAGTAAAGAAATAA
- a CDS encoding amino acid ABC transporter permease has product MCVLGISQQLYNNFIKDDRYMWLLEGLKNTLLITLLAVIIGIIIGFLVAIVRSSHDKNGSFKILNGVFKVYLTVIRGTPTMIQLLIMNFVIFGSFSINPVLVGGLAFGINSGAYVAEIVRSGIMSVDQGQFEAGRSLGLNYSQTMKSIVMPQAFKNVLPALVNEMIVLLKETSIVGYIGMMDLTKGAMLIQSRTYNAYLPLLAAALIYLVLVMILTACMNKLERKLRTNER; this is encoded by the coding sequence ATGTGTGTATTAGGGATATCACAACAGCTTTATAACAACTTTATAAAAGATGACCGGTATATGTGGCTGCTGGAAGGTTTGAAAAATACACTGCTCATCACTCTTCTGGCAGTGATCATAGGTATTATCATCGGATTTTTGGTAGCCATTGTGCGATCCAGCCATGACAAAAACGGTTCTTTTAAGATTCTGAACGGGGTATTTAAAGTTTATCTGACGGTTATCCGCGGTACGCCAACCATGATCCAGTTATTGATCATGAATTTTGTTATTTTTGGCAGCTTTTCCATCAACCCTGTGCTGGTGGGCGGCCTTGCTTTTGGTATTAACTCAGGAGCTTATGTGGCGGAGATTGTCCGTTCCGGTATTATGTCAGTAGACCAGGGGCAGTTTGAAGCCGGGCGTTCTCTGGGGCTTAACTATTCCCAGACCATGAAGTCCATTGTTATGCCCCAGGCATTTAAAAATGTACTTCCTGCACTGGTCAATGAGATGATCGTGCTATTAAAAGAGACTTCTATTGTGGGCTACATCGGTATGATGGATCTGACAAAGGGCGCTATGCTGATCCAGAGCCGTACTTACAATGCGTACCTGCCCCTGCTGGCAGCCGCGCTGATCTATCTGGTACTGGTTATGATTTTAACAGCATGTATGAATAAGCTGGAAAGGAAGTTGAGAACCAATGAGCGATAA
- a CDS encoding amino acid ABC transporter ATP-binding protein: MSDNNILLEVQGLKKAFGENNVLDGITTDIRQGEVVAVIGPSGSGKSTFLRSLNLLEVPTGGRILFEGTDITDPKVDINRHRQKIGMVFQQFNLFPNMTVKENIMLAPVKLKLMTQSEASQKADELLARVGLPEKADTYPDMLSGGQKQRIAIARALAMNPDVMLFDEPTSALDPEMVGEVLELMKELAESGMTMVVVTHEMGFAKEVASRVIFIDEGKIQEENHPKEFFETPKNPRLREFLSKVL, from the coding sequence ATGAGCGATAACAACATTTTACTGGAAGTACAGGGACTTAAGAAAGCCTTTGGAGAGAATAACGTGCTGGACGGCATAACAACGGATATCCGTCAGGGTGAAGTGGTTGCAGTCATTGGACCTTCCGGTTCCGGTAAATCCACATTTCTTCGTTCCCTGAACCTGCTGGAAGTGCCCACAGGCGGCAGGATTTTGTTTGAGGGTACAGATATCACGGACCCAAAGGTTGATATCAACCGTCACCGCCAGAAGATCGGCATGGTATTCCAGCAGTTTAATCTTTTTCCGAATATGACAGTAAAGGAAAATATTATGCTGGCCCCTGTGAAGTTAAAACTCATGACACAGAGCGAAGCGTCACAGAAAGCGGATGAGCTTTTGGCAAGAGTCGGACTCCCGGAAAAAGCGGACACATACCCGGACATGCTCTCAGGCGGCCAGAAACAGAGAATTGCTATCGCAAGAGCACTGGCTATGAACCCGGATGTTATGCTGTTTGACGAACCCACTTCCGCCCTGGACCCTGAAATGGTGGGGGAAGTGCTGGAGCTTATGAAAGAACTGGCAGAGTCCGGAATGACCATGGTGGTTGTCACCCATGAGATGGGATTCGCCAAAGAGGTGGCATCCAGGGTGATCTTCATTGATGAGGGAAAAATCCAGGAGGAAAACCATCCAAAGGAATTTTTTGAAACCCCGAAAAATCCCAGATTAAGAGAATTTTTATCAAAAGTATTATAA
- the gpmI gene encoding 2,3-bisphosphoglycerate-independent phosphoglycerate mutase, producing MSKKPTVLMILDGYGLNDNCDANAVCEAKTPIMDQLISQCPFVKGNASGMAVGLPEGQMGNSEVGHLNMGAGRIVYQELTRISKEIEDGDFFQNEALLKAVRNAKANDSALHLFGLLSDGGVHSHNTHVYGILELAKREGLSKVFVHCFLDGRDTPTTAGKEYIKELNDKMKELGVGQVASVMGRYYAMDRDNRWDRVERAYNVMTKGEGNQAECPVCAVKDSYAAEKTDEFVEPTAIVKDGQPVGIIKDKDSVIFFNFRPDRAREITRAFCDDGFTGFARDKRLDLTYVCFTEYDPTIQNKDVAFHKVAISNTFGEFLAANGMTQARIAETEKYAHVTFFFNGGVEEPNKGEDRILVKSPKVATYDLKPEMSAYEVCDKLTEAIRSGKYDVIIINFANPDMVGHTGVEDAAIKAVEAVDACVGKAVDAVKEVGGQMFICADHGNAEQLKDYVTGETFTAHTTNPVPFILVNAEPGYGLREGGCLADIAPTLIEMMGMEQPKEMTGKSLLIKK from the coding sequence ATGAGTAAAAAACCAACCGTATTAATGATTCTCGATGGATATGGCCTGAACGACAATTGTGATGCGAACGCCGTATGCGAGGCGAAGACCCCTATTATGGACCAGTTAATATCCCAGTGCCCCTTTGTAAAAGGCAATGCAAGCGGAATGGCAGTAGGCCTTCCGGAAGGACAGATGGGAAACTCTGAGGTGGGACATCTGAATATGGGTGCAGGCCGTATTGTTTACCAGGAACTGACGAGGATCTCAAAAGAGATTGAAGACGGAGATTTCTTTCAGAACGAAGCGCTGCTGAAAGCGGTACGCAATGCAAAGGCAAATGATTCCGCACTGCATTTATTCGGACTTCTTTCTGACGGTGGTGTGCACAGCCATAATACTCATGTATATGGTATTCTGGAGCTGGCTAAGAGAGAAGGGCTTTCCAAAGTATTTGTACACTGCTTCCTGGACGGACGTGACACTCCCACCACAGCGGGCAAAGAATATATCAAAGAGCTGAATGACAAGATGAAAGAGCTGGGTGTAGGACAGGTGGCATCTGTTATGGGACGCTACTATGCCATGGACCGTGACAACCGCTGGGATCGTGTGGAGAGAGCATACAATGTTATGACAAAAGGGGAAGGAAATCAGGCAGAGTGCCCGGTTTGCGCGGTAAAAGATTCCTATGCGGCAGAGAAGACAGATGAATTTGTAGAGCCGACAGCCATTGTAAAGGACGGCCAGCCGGTTGGAATCATCAAGGACAAAGATTCTGTGATCTTCTTTAATTTCCGTCCTGACAGAGCCCGTGAGATCACAAGAGCTTTCTGTGATGACGGGTTTACCGGATTTGCAAGAGATAAGAGGCTGGATCTGACATATGTATGCTTCACAGAGTATGATCCCACCATCCAAAATAAAGACGTGGCCTTCCACAAGGTAGCTATCAGCAATACGTTCGGTGAATTCCTAGCTGCCAATGGCATGACGCAGGCACGTATCGCGGAGACGGAGAAATATGCACACGTTACATTCTTCTTTAACGGCGGTGTGGAGGAGCCAAACAAAGGGGAGGACAGAATCCTGGTGAAATCCCCCAAGGTTGCCACATATGACCTGAAACCGGAGATGAGCGCATACGAAGTTTGCGACAAGCTGACAGAGGCCATTCGTTCCGGCAAATACGATGTGATCATCATCAATTTTGCAAATCCGGATATGGTAGGCCATACAGGTGTGGAAGATGCGGCTATCAAAGCTGTGGAGGCAGTGGATGCGTGTGTGGGCAAAGCCGTGGATGCTGTGAAGGAAGTGGGCGGACAGATGTTCATCTGCGCGGACCATGGAAATGCGGAGCAGCTGAAAGACTATGTGACGGGCGAAACCTTTACTGCTCACACAACAAATCCGGTGCCGTTTATTCTGGTCAATGCAGAGCCGGGTTATGGTCTGAGAGAGGGTGGATGCCTGGCAGATATTGCACCTACATTGATTGAAATGATGGGGATGGAACAGCCGAAAGAAATGACCGGAAAATCCCTGCTGATCAAGAAATGA
- a CDS encoding helix-turn-helix domain-containing protein produces the protein MILEKIHEEGMIPGERGIMRKKGIYFHSPSPFAKEHLFCVYWGAEYLCAPPYQVRRSGLHSYLFFCILSGELHFTYRDHSFTAATGDIVLLDCMHPHHYYTSRQVRFQFFHFDGNITPDYCEHLYQKNGALFRNKSEAALTFQQILDQLRLSQPDDHRLSSMVHTLFGFLAAKIRKPPSPSIQKACRYLETHFQEPVTVEDAARQTALSKYHFSRVFKAETGASPHEYLSTLRLRHARELVMETTLSIDSIAAECGFSGTSHFIRAFKKDLDFTPAVYRKFFDPSGFKKSP, from the coding sequence ATGATACTGGAAAAAATACACGAGGAAGGTATGATCCCGGGAGAGCGGGGAATCATGAGAAAAAAAGGTATTTACTTCCACTCTCCCTCCCCCTTTGCCAAGGAACATCTCTTCTGCGTCTACTGGGGAGCTGAATATCTCTGCGCGCCGCCCTACCAGGTCCGGCGGAGCGGTCTGCACTCTTACCTTTTCTTCTGCATCCTATCAGGAGAGCTGCACTTTACATACAGAGATCACTCCTTCACAGCCGCAACAGGGGATATTGTCCTTCTGGACTGTATGCACCCGCACCACTATTATACCTCAAGACAGGTCAGGTTCCAGTTCTTTCACTTTGACGGGAACATCACCCCGGATTACTGTGAACACCTCTACCAGAAAAACGGTGCCTTATTCCGGAATAAATCCGAGGCTGCCTTAACATTCCAGCAGATTTTGGACCAGCTCCGCCTTTCCCAGCCTGATGACCACCGTCTGTCTTCCATGGTCCACACTTTATTTGGATTCCTTGCTGCCAAGATCCGGAAGCCTCCCAGCCCATCCATCCAAAAAGCCTGCCGCTATCTGGAAACACACTTTCAGGAACCCGTGACCGTGGAGGACGCAGCACGCCAAACAGCCCTGAGCAAATATCACTTTTCACGGGTTTTTAAGGCCGAGACCGGCGCCTCCCCTCATGAGTACCTGTCTACCCTCCGCCTGCGGCATGCAAGGGAGCTGGTCATGGAAACCACCCTTTCCATAGACTCCATAGCGGCGGAATGCGGCTTTTCCGGCACCTCACACTTTATCCGGGCATTTAAAAAAGACCTGGATTTCACCCCTGCTGTTTACCGCAAATTTTTCGACCCCTCCGGATTTAAGAAGTCTCCCTGA
- a CDS encoding uroporphyrinogen decarboxylase family protein, which translates to MTSRERVRAAFEHRQPDKVPVDFGGMCCSMINAIVLKDLRAYYGLEYRPPKINDMSTMTAFVEPDLADCLGCDVQQLYNYGDTYGHINTDWKEWKYRGETVLIPSNAVVKDDGKGGYFVYPEGDDTLLPSGHMPANGFYFDNLTRTPEFDEDEANPDDNVEDYTHVTDEQIAYHKKVLAEVRGSQRAIQVGPGYFGLGDANNIPGPNLKNPRGIRSIQEWYMAPLLYPEYVEEVFEKGTEIAIESFRKYWEAFGSDIDILFICGTDFGTQRGPFMSPEVFRDLYMPYYKKMNDWVHEHTTWKTLKHCCGGIFPILPYMIEGGFDGINPVQCSAEGMDPKTLKDTYGKDIVFWGGGVDTQQVLPFGSPEEVRRQVLERLEIFSKDGGYVFNTIHNIQANTPIENIAAMIDAVKEFNGDK; encoded by the coding sequence ATGACATCAAGAGAAAGAGTCCGTGCGGCGTTTGAACACAGGCAGCCGGATAAGGTGCCGGTAGATTTTGGAGGTATGTGCTGTTCCATGATCAATGCCATTGTGCTGAAGGATCTGCGGGCATATTATGGGCTGGAGTACCGTCCGCCGAAAATCAATGACATGTCCACCATGACAGCTTTTGTGGAACCTGATCTGGCAGACTGTCTGGGATGTGATGTGCAGCAGCTTTATAATTATGGAGATACTTACGGACATATTAATACAGACTGGAAAGAGTGGAAATACCGCGGTGAGACGGTTCTGATCCCTTCCAACGCAGTTGTAAAGGATGACGGAAAGGGTGGTTATTTTGTATATCCGGAAGGGGATGACACCCTGTTGCCGTCCGGTCATATGCCGGCTAATGGATTTTATTTTGACAATCTGACACGTACACCGGAATTTGATGAGGACGAGGCCAATCCCGACGACAATGTGGAAGATTATACCCATGTGACAGATGAACAGATCGCCTACCACAAAAAAGTTCTGGCAGAAGTGAGAGGGTCACAGAGAGCCATTCAGGTGGGGCCTGGCTATTTTGGACTGGGTGACGCTAATAATATACCGGGACCGAACCTGAAGAATCCCAGGGGGATCAGAAGCATTCAGGAGTGGTATATGGCCCCCCTTCTCTATCCTGAATATGTGGAGGAGGTTTTTGAGAAGGGAACAGAGATTGCCATTGAAAGTTTCAGGAAATACTGGGAAGCATTCGGTTCAGATATTGATATCCTGTTTATCTGCGGTACGGATTTTGGAACCCAGAGAGGGCCTTTTATGAGTCCGGAAGTGTTCCGGGACCTGTATATGCCTTATTATAAAAAGATGAATGACTGGGTGCATGAGCATACAACATGGAAAACACTGAAACACTGCTGCGGCGGTATTTTCCCGATCCTGCCCTACATGATCGAGGGCGGATTTGACGGAATCAATCCGGTACAATGTTCGGCGGAGGGAATGGACCCCAAAACGCTGAAGGATACATACGGCAAAGATATTGTGTTCTGGGGCGGCGGTGTGGATACACAGCAGGTATTGCCCTTTGGCAGCCCGGAGGAAGTGCGCAGGCAGGTCCTGGAGCGGCTGGAGATATTCTCTAAGGACGGAGGATATGTTTTCAACACCATACATAATATTCAGGCCAACACACCCATTGAAAATATAGCTGCTATGATTGATGCGGTAAAAGAGTTTAACGGGGATAAGTAA
- a CDS encoding MSCRAMM family protein: protein MRNWKKVLAAGLLAVLFSNAVCGQAISVEKGGGILYTDAMGQAIRTASEGKGPPFREGRVQERGLQSVEREKIAYHKEDAEHVNSQRRRLCSATGEEAEYSSGIKTGDKRTPGYEKDMESGQMSGTGQNSGLETGGREKSVPSTSAGSQKVSCHSGLAAGGMQKISGRSGVLRSGALCISGQETVQKRAIVQNPVVESKYKQKNRENICAKAKVDLMTAQIWRKTEEGRSVQIRRKTEKERSAQIRRKTEEVRSAQIQGKAEEQKAEQNPDDLNGTADSEPHVDVESPEDPGRPKEPDRSESAETGTGAKQSEEGDKSFGSGNTEESQGNEQEEENTEEKNTEEENQKEEEYKEEQDTPEKALEEPAPGQYSRISDMHMRSAVTSTIQVGWKESLGSIDPGLLSLDDPYNVSIKYVDSSDTDNPDMRGKWRLLYCVQYQHNAPEGQITWDGAGRVSPSIAYLMYWGCRYWGKESLWPNYRTGYGWKYDALATQYAIHIVNGEFSLNTLYNHLKGSKKEQFYNTINKMVNDADHPPYYTPFADGWRSFDYTLSETSVTWTAQAYNGKEGFITKWINQNLSDGLTDCSEYITSKKGTVDNGATVIWKDSGDASAFRIWIPKSQYLLLQEKGAKVTASISGGHSLYLAGWVYKSNNSKYQMVTMLEGGGGSAAHKKTVTAQIPKKAVSCYIDLQKADKETGETKPQGNAEFAGAVYEVKNKAGTVVDKMTTNSSGKATSVPLATGTYTVKEITAPKGYELDKKTYTVTFTNTDLNQSVYRKSVRSEEPVKKGSVTLKKISSESGKTLKGAVFYLYTGKNQKVGEYTTDEEGCITVNNLPWNSYFFIEQTAPDGYELSDKKIEFAINKESLGKTVELTAENTPRTVKIVLEKEINADEINFANGNPIFLFEVEGVDLEGNSHILHGITEFTEEYVEQEKNNDNKVRRTITFLELPAGTYTAHEMKVMRYSLKDITEISGGVRTLDTVEFDLIQNDAGHAVFINQKDEWQDWSDTSVCENIILKREKVENE from the coding sequence ATGAGAAATTGGAAGAAGGTTCTGGCAGCAGGGCTTCTTGCGGTCCTTTTTTCCAATGCTGTCTGTGGACAGGCGATTTCTGTCGAAAAAGGCGGGGGGATTCTGTATACAGATGCAATGGGGCAGGCTATCCGGACCGCTTCGGAGGGAAAAGGCCCTCCATTCAGGGAAGGCAGAGTACAGGAACGCGGACTGCAGTCCGTAGAAAGGGAGAAAATCGCATATCATAAGGAGGATGCAGAGCATGTTAACAGTCAGAGAAGGAGATTGTGCAGCGCCACAGGGGAAGAAGCAGAATATAGTTCCGGTATCAAGACAGGTGATAAGAGAACGCCAGGTTATGAAAAAGACATGGAATCCGGGCAGATGTCAGGAACAGGCCAGAATTCCGGTCTGGAGACAGGGGGAAGGGAAAAGTCTGTCCCAAGTACATCTGCAGGATCACAAAAAGTGTCCTGTCATTCAGGTTTGGCGGCAGGCGGAATGCAGAAGATTTCCGGTCGGTCAGGAGTGCTGCGATCGGGGGCGCTCTGTATATCCGGTCAGGAGACTGTACAAAAGAGAGCAATCGTCCAAAATCCTGTCGTGGAATCCAAATATAAACAGAAAAACAGGGAAAATATTTGTGCGAAAGCCAAGGTCGATCTGATGACTGCACAGATATGGAGAAAGACAGAAGAAGGAAGGTCTGTGCAGATACGGAGAAAGACAGAAAAAGAAAGGTCTGCACAGATACGGAGAAAGACAGAAGAAGTAAGGTCTGCGCAGATACAGGGGAAGGCAGAAGAGCAAAAGGCAGAGCAGAATCCGGATGATTTAAATGGAACAGCAGATTCAGAGCCTCATGTTGATGTGGAAAGTCCAGAAGACCCAGGCAGGCCAAAGGAGCCGGATCGTTCGGAAAGTGCGGAAACTGGCACTGGGGCAAAACAGTCCGAGGAGGGCGATAAGTCTTTCGGAAGCGGCAATACGGAAGAAAGCCAGGGAAACGAGCAGGAGGAAGAAAACACAGAGGAAAAGAACACGGAGGAAGAAAACCAGAAGGAGGAAGAGTATAAGGAGGAACAGGATACACCGGAAAAGGCACTGGAGGAACCGGCACCGGGCCAGTATTCCAGAATTTCCGATATGCACATGAGGAGTGCAGTGACCAGCACCATACAGGTTGGCTGGAAGGAATCCCTGGGTTCTATAGATCCCGGTCTTTTAAGTCTGGATGATCCTTATAACGTATCTATCAAGTATGTGGACTCCAGCGATACCGACAACCCGGATATGCGGGGAAAATGGCGTCTTTTATACTGTGTGCAGTATCAGCATAATGCGCCGGAAGGGCAGATCACCTGGGATGGGGCAGGGCGTGTCTCACCTTCTATTGCATATCTTATGTACTGGGGCTGCCGATACTGGGGAAAAGAGAGTCTGTGGCCGAATTACAGGACAGGATACGGCTGGAAATACGATGCGCTGGCCACTCAGTATGCGATTCATATAGTCAACGGGGAATTCTCCCTGAACACTCTGTACAATCATCTCAAAGGATCAAAAAAAGAGCAATTCTATAACACCATAAACAAGATGGTGAACGATGCAGATCATCCCCCCTATTATACACCTTTTGCCGATGGCTGGCGCAGCTTTGACTATACCTTGTCCGAGACAAGTGTTACATGGACCGCGCAGGCTTATAATGGCAAAGAGGGATTTATAACAAAATGGATAAACCAGAATCTGTCAGACGGGCTCACAGACTGCAGTGAGTATATCACTTCCAAAAAAGGAACCGTGGACAACGGTGCTACAGTTATCTGGAAAGACAGCGGTGACGCGTCAGCGTTCAGAATCTGGATTCCAAAATCACAATATCTGCTGCTGCAGGAAAAAGGTGCTAAGGTCACAGCTTCCATATCAGGCGGTCATTCTCTGTATCTGGCGGGCTGGGTCTATAAAAGCAATAATTCCAAATACCAGATGGTGACCATGCTGGAGGGCGGCGGGGGGTCTGCAGCCCATAAAAAAACAGTTACGGCACAGATCCCCAAAAAGGCGGTGAGCTGCTACATAGATCTTCAAAAAGCGGACAAGGAAACCGGTGAGACAAAACCGCAGGGAAATGCTGAGTTTGCCGGTGCGGTATATGAGGTGAAAAATAAGGCCGGCACCGTGGTAGATAAAATGACCACAAATTCTTCAGGAAAAGCGACCAGTGTTCCCCTTGCCACAGGAACCTATACGGTAAAGGAGATCACTGCCCCAAAAGGGTATGAACTGGATAAAAAAACCTACACAGTGACCTTTACAAATACAGATTTGAATCAGAGTGTGTACCGTAAAAGCGTCCGCTCAGAGGAGCCTGTGAAAAAGGGAAGTGTGACGCTGAAAAAAATATCTTCAGAGTCTGGCAAAACCTTAAAAGGGGCGGTTTTTTATCTGTATACAGGCAAAAACCAAAAAGTAGGAGAGTATACCACGGACGAGGAGGGGTGTATTACCGTCAATAATTTACCCTGGAACAGTTACTTCTTTATTGAACAGACGGCACCGGATGGGTATGAGCTGTCTGACAAAAAAATTGAGTTTGCCATAAATAAGGAATCCTTAGGCAAAACAGTGGAGCTTACCGCAGAAAATACGCCTAGGACAGTAAAGATCGTATTGGAGAAGGAGATAAATGCCGATGAAATAAATTTTGCAAACGGCAATCCTATTTTTCTGTTTGAAGTAGAAGGGGTGGATTTGGAAGGAAACTCCCATATTCTTCACGGCATTACGGAATTTACGGAAGAATATGTGGAACAGGAGAAAAACAATGATAACAAAGTCCGCAGAACCATCACATTTTTGGAACTGCCAGCCGGCACATATACTGCCCATGAGATGAAAGTTATGCGGTATTCACTGAAAGATATTACAGAAATATCAGGAGGTGTCAGAACACTGGATACCGTGGAATTTGATCTGATCCAAAACGATGCTGGTCACGCAGTCTTTATCAACCAGAAAGATGAATGGCAGGATTGGTCCGATACATCTGTCTGTGAAAATATTATTTTGAAGAGGGAAAAGGTAGAAAATGAGTGA
- a CDS encoding signal peptidase I — protein sequence MKRACYLAGEIVYWALCLVLILNLLLCIMGIRPFVVVSGSMEPAIKTGSISWVNLHADASCMEQGDILAFKRNDGELVLHRIVRKTEAGMVTKGDANQTPDPALVREHQIKGRVLFTVPYVGKAFMRNAGEFAVFFTVGSVVLFILLKTAKFSGGKYHEKNNNEK from the coding sequence ATGAAAAGGGCATGTTATCTGGCTGGGGAGATCGTTTACTGGGCACTATGCCTGGTATTGATACTTAACCTTCTATTATGCATTATGGGGATACGCCCTTTTGTCGTGGTCAGCGGTTCCATGGAACCGGCTATAAAAACAGGAAGTATATCCTGGGTAAATCTCCATGCAGATGCAAGCTGCATGGAACAGGGGGATATTCTGGCTTTTAAGAGAAATGACGGGGAATTAGTCCTGCATCGGATCGTCCGAAAGACAGAAGCAGGAATGGTGACTAAGGGGGATGCCAATCAAACGCCGGATCCGGCTTTGGTGAGAGAACACCAGATAAAAGGCCGGGTTTTGTTTACGGTTCCGTATGTGGGAAAAGCATTTATGAGAAATGCAGGAGAGTTTGCCGTATTTTTTACAGTGGGCAGTGTGGTTTTATTTATATTACTAAAAACAGCGAAATTTTCAGGAGGAAAATACCATGAGAAAAATAACAATGAAAAATAA